One Eriocheir sinensis breed Jianghai 21 chromosome 61, ASM2467909v1, whole genome shotgun sequence genomic window, CAACAATATATTTTTAAGGGTGGAGGCAAAATGAAAACAGAGAATAACTATTGCTCAGTCTAGAGGTAAAATAttggtgtaatttttttttcttttccctttcttgcaATTCAAAGTTAAAGATTGGAGGTAAAATATTAGTGcagatttcttttttcttttctctttcttgcaaTTCAAAGTTAAAGATTGGAGGTAAAATATTAGTGcagatttcttttttcttttctctttcttgcaaTTCAAAGTTAAAGATTGGAGGAAAATCATATATATAGCGgaatttttttcttcacctttcacatgactgatattcAAAGTTAAAGATTGGAGGTAAATACTTAATCTTATAGattttggcctcctctttccttgTTTTGCAATTCAAAGTTAAAGATTGGAGGTAAAATATTAGTCCagatcttctcctctttcctctctttgcaattgcaaggaaagggttaaagatttTGTATAATAGTTAGCCTGATACTCCAGTGAAAAATAATTGATAGtgattcttcctctatttcttcttcttattatattttatttttacctgGCCCACactcaaaaaaatatattaccatGAATTAATAGTGAATTCTCTTAGTGACTCTCCTGTAAATTGAAATTAATGAATTTGAAGAGAAAATCAATCTAGATACCGCTGTGAAAATCAATAAAtactgtgattattattattattgatttatttttgctAGGTCAACACACAAAATAATGGTACAGGCTACTAGTGTGAATTTGTGTGACTGTGCAAAttaatcactattattattattattattattattactgttattattcaTCCTCTGCCGAGCCCACACAAAAACATATATTAGTTTAGGTTTATTGagattcttccttttctctttcttgcttattataatgaaaaataaaaaaggatagGCTATGACGAGAAGGATTTGTCAGTACAAATTATCTTGACCTGACCTCCAGCACTTATTATGGCCCACTGAAGAGgagctgagggaagggaagggaagggaagggaagggaagggaggaggaagggaaggaaggaaggaaagaatggcggagacagggaatgaaggagggaaggagaaaaagaaaaagtcaatgagaataggaatgaaggaaggaaagaatgacaaagaaagggaataaaggaggaaggaagaaaagaaagaaaaaataaacaaaaatcagaATGAATGATGGagatagagaatgaaggaaggatagaaacaaaatgaaaatgagaggataggaataaatgaaggaaggaaggaatggcaaagaaagggaatgaaggaggaatgaaggaagggaagaatattgAGGGgataggaatgaatgaagaaaggagggaaggagagaaaaaaaaatcataagtacCACGAACTTGCCGAGAGACTGAGCGAGGGACAATAAGTAccgagaaaacatatataaataacgtaaataaaatcgcaaataaacacaaaaataaggaaaataaatgcagtcataataataataattctcacACTCGGAAAATAAatgcagaaataataataaaaataataaaactactaAATTATAAGATACTAAACCAATCACTCACTCTcaaactcacacactcactcggtaactcactcactcccatcaccctcctctctctccctccccacaccaccaccaccaccacccgcaccaccgccagcaccacccaccaccaccttcaccccatCCTCACCACCGGCAGActcctcctcgtccatgtagcttgTGTACTTGTCGGCGCTTCCACACACCTTGTTCGCCGGGTACTTGAGGGCATTTTTTCGGATCTTGTCCTTCACGGCGGATGGGAGATCAATGCGACACTGCTTGGCGAGGTCGATGAGGTAGATCAGGACGTCGCTCATCTCCTCGCCGACACGCATCTTGTCGTGAGCGGAGAACTCTGGAAGCCCTGTGGAAACCTGTGCAAGGGGGACGGAGAGAGATGTGAGAGGTGCGGGAGTGTAAATACTGTTaggtaaggacacacacacacacacacacacacacacacacacacacacacacacacacacacacacacacacacacacaagagcaacggtgagaaattgaagaagagcgactgtaggagagacatcaagaaatacagttttccatacagaagcataacaacatggaacggacttgacgagcagactgtgtgtgcaaaaacgattcatgaatttaaagccaaattGGATCATAAGCGtcatggagacgggacagcacgaccctagtacagctcttttcctgtatttcacaactaggtaaatacacacacacacatacaaccccctcaaaaaacacatacacagacacattccttccaacacacacatacagacacctCCACCCATACACAccctccacacatacacacacatcctcccccaccatctcctcacctccccacGCCACTGGAACAGCTCTGCCAGCTCTCCGACCTCCCCGACCATTGCCAGCAGGACGCTCCGAGGCTGGTGGTGGTTCAGCCAGTCCCTCTCAATGCAGAACCGGTGCTGCTCCGAGCGAATGTCCTCGAGGCTCAGGTCTGACGAGAACCTGTGTGTGTATTGGCTTTGAGTTGTAGTGTTGCTGGATTTGGGTGAAGGAAAAATGCAAGATATACGGATTGTGAAGGAGGAAAACTGATGTGTGAGTGTATTTATCTATAGTTGTCATACACAGTTAAGtaagaaagtaaagtaaggtaagcaGGTAAGGTGGACCATATTGTGACAGTGTACGGTATGCTTCCACTTgcatacaaaaataaaaaggacagaaaagggatgaaggaggaagcaaggaaggaaggaaagtgaggatttttttttttttactgtgaacttttagagagaaaaagaaagaatgccgaggaaacaagtaaaaaaaaaaaaaaaaaaaaaaaaaaaaaatgcacatgggtaaataaatataatgaatacataagaaaaaataaatataaataaaaaaatacaagaacgTTACAAGAATTCACCAAGCAGgatcagtgtgtttgtgtgtacgtattaacctagtatatgtgtgtgtgtgtgtgtgtgtgtgtgttgacctatAGTTGTAGTACACAGCAAAGTATAAGTaaagtaaacaagtaaataagtataaaagaaGGACAgtatagtagtagaggtagtgcaAGAtttaagtgaaggaaaaaaaggaagatattgta contains:
- the LOC126986132 gene encoding dCTP pyrophosphatase 1-like, with protein sequence MAHSLLNGLTADSPDDEEFRFSSDLSLEDIRSEQHRFCIERDWLNHHQPRSVLLAMVGEVGELAELFQWRGEVSTGLPEFSAHDKMRVGEEMSDVLIYLIDLAKQCRIDLPSAVKDKIRKNALKYPANKVCGSADKYTSYMDEEESAGGEDGVKVVVGGAGGGAGGGGGGVGREREEGDGSE